The following are from one region of the Cyanobium gracile PCC 6307 genome:
- a CDS encoding antitoxin translates to MRAKLFRNGRSQAVRLPAAFRFEGTEVEIERDPETGAVVLTPVRPSASALLELRDALLQEPGFQAELDAFFEGLHDTRPAEPVDFP, encoded by the coding sequence ATGCGCGCCAAGCTGTTCCGCAATGGGCGCAGCCAGGCGGTGCGCCTGCCGGCTGCCTTTCGATTCGAGGGCACAGAAGTGGAGATTGAGCGCGACCCGGAAACCGGAGCCGTGGTGCTGACGCCGGTGCGGCCATCGGCCAGTGCCTTGCTGGAGCTCAGGGATGCGTTGCTGCAGGAGCCTGGCTTCCAGGCCGAACTGGATGCGTTTTTCGAGGGGTTGCACGACACCCGTCCTGCCGAACCAGTGGACTTTCCCTGA